A window of Dehalococcoidia bacterium contains these coding sequences:
- a CDS encoding arylsulfatase, with the protein MPQEFKGVIGRSVDESTPWWPEPVRPPEGAPNVLFIVLDDVGYGQISCFGGLCETPNLDRLAERGVRFGNFHTTALCSPTRSCLLTGRNHHSNAMAAIVEIPSGFPGYTGQIPPENGFLSEMLLPHGYATFAVGKWHLTPHWEMNMGAPRDRWPLGRGFERFYGFMGGDTNQWSPALVRDNQHVTPPKTPDEGYHLSEDLADRAIEFITDLRNAAPDKPFFMYYCTGAGHAPHHAPREWIERYRGKFDMGWEKAREMVYARQKEMGVIPPDTQLTPRPHWIAEWDSLSADERRLYARMMEVYAGFLSHADHHIGRLLRFLETTGDLENTLIVAISDNGASAEGGPHGRLNEGSFFNAVPEKLEDILARIDELGSPTTFNAYPFGWAWAGNAPFQRWKREVHEGGVADPCIVHWPAGIRSQGEVRRQYVHVIDVVPTVLDVLGIEPPRSIRGVDQSPIHGVSFRHTFDDPEAPSRRQTQYYEMLGNRAIYHQGWKLVTYHGTQGAIYDGVTDPRKPFDEDRWELYHVEEDFSESVDLAGEYPEKVRQLEALWWAEAGRYQVLPLDYRGILRALGQRRPGARRRRFVYYPNGAPVEAAAAVNVKNRSHSITAEVEIPEGGAEGVLLADGGRFGGYSLYVKDGRLRYAYNFLDHERHVIVSDFDVPAGTRELRFEFEADEPRTFGVGGTGRLYIDGRPAGEGRIPRTVPFVYEIGSGLQCGRDEGNPVTEEYASPFAFTGKITRVIVELGGEPAPRDTDQERRIGMARQ; encoded by the coding sequence ATGCCGCAGGAATTCAAGGGCGTGATCGGGCGGAGCGTCGATGAGTCGACCCCCTGGTGGCCGGAGCCGGTGAGGCCACCGGAAGGGGCGCCCAACGTGCTCTTCATCGTCCTCGACGACGTCGGCTACGGGCAGATCAGTTGCTTCGGCGGGCTGTGCGAGACCCCGAACCTCGACCGTCTGGCGGAGAGAGGGGTCCGGTTCGGCAACTTCCACACGACGGCCCTCTGCTCCCCTACCCGCTCCTGTCTCCTGACGGGGCGGAACCATCATTCCAACGCCATGGCCGCCATCGTCGAGATCCCCAGTGGCTTTCCCGGCTACACGGGCCAGATACCGCCCGAGAACGGCTTCCTGTCGGAGATGCTGCTGCCGCACGGGTACGCCACCTTCGCCGTCGGGAAGTGGCACCTGACACCTCACTGGGAGATGAACATGGGGGCGCCCCGCGACCGCTGGCCGCTGGGACGGGGCTTCGAACGGTTCTACGGCTTCATGGGCGGCGACACCAACCAGTGGAGCCCCGCCCTCGTGCGCGATAACCAGCACGTCACTCCTCCGAAGACCCCCGACGAGGGATATCACCTCTCGGAAGACCTGGCCGACCGGGCGATCGAGTTCATCACCGACCTGCGGAACGCGGCGCCGGACAAGCCGTTCTTCATGTACTACTGCACCGGCGCAGGCCATGCCCCCCATCACGCGCCGCGCGAGTGGATTGAAAGGTACCGCGGCAAGTTCGATATGGGCTGGGAGAAGGCGCGCGAGATGGTCTACGCGCGGCAGAAGGAGATGGGCGTCATCCCGCCGGACACGCAACTGACGCCGCGTCCGCACTGGATCGCAGAGTGGGACAGCCTCTCCGCCGATGAGCGCCGGCTCTACGCGCGCATGATGGAGGTCTACGCCGGCTTCCTGTCGCACGCCGACCACCACATCGGCCGGCTGCTGCGCTTCCTCGAGACGACGGGCGACCTCGAGAACACGCTCATCGTCGCCATCTCCGACAACGGGGCGAGCGCCGAAGGCGGGCCTCACGGACGTTTGAACGAGGGGAGTTTCTTTAACGCCGTGCCGGAGAAGCTGGAAGATATCCTGGCCCGGATCGACGAGCTGGGCAGCCCCACAACGTTCAACGCTTACCCGTTCGGCTGGGCCTGGGCGGGCAACGCGCCGTTCCAGAGGTGGAAGCGCGAGGTGCACGAGGGCGGCGTCGCCGACCCCTGCATCGTCCACTGGCCGGCGGGCATCAGGTCGCAGGGCGAGGTGCGGCGTCAGTACGTGCACGTGATCGATGTGGTGCCGACAGTGCTCGACGTCCTCGGGATCGAGCCGCCGCGCTCGATCCGCGGGGTCGATCAATCGCCCATTCACGGCGTCAGCTTTCGGCACACCTTCGACGACCCGGAGGCGCCCTCCCGCCGCCAGACGCAGTACTACGAGATGCTGGGCAACCGAGCTATCTATCACCAGGGCTGGAAGCTGGTCACCTACCACGGCACCCAGGGCGCAATCTACGACGGCGTCACCGACCCCAGGAAGCCCTTTGACGAGGACCGGTGGGAGCTTTATCACGTGGAAGAAGACTTCTCGGAGTCCGTCGATTTGGCGGGCGAGTACCCTGAGAAAGTGCGTCAGCTTGAGGCGCTCTGGTGGGCGGAAGCGGGCCGCTACCAGGTGCTGCCCCTCGACTACCGCGGCATCCTGCGCGCGCTGGGACAGCGGCGGCCGGGCGCGAGACGGCGTCGGTTTGTCTACTACCCGAACGGGGCCCCTGTGGAAGCGGCAGCGGCGGTCAACGTGAAGAACCGTTCGCACAGCATCACAGCAGAGGTGGAGATACCAGAGGGCGGCGCGGAAGGCGTGCTTCTGGCAGACGGCGGTCGCTTCGGCGGCTATTCGCTGTACGTGAAGGACGGCAGGCTGCGGTATGCCTACAACTTCCTTGACCACGAACGTCACGTCATCGTCTCTGATTTCGACGTGCCCGCCGGGACACGCGAGTTGCGGTTCGAGTTCGAGGCTGACGAGCCGCGTACGTTCGGAGTCGGCGGCACAGGCAGGCTGTACATCGACGGCAGGCCAGCGGGCGAGGGACGGATACCCCGCACTGTCCCGTTCGTGTACGAGATCGGCAGCGGGCTGCAATGCGGCCGCGACGAGGGGAACCCGGTGACGGAGGAATACGCCTCTCCCTTCGCCTTCACGGGGAAGATCACGCGCGTGATAGTGGAGCTAGGGGGCGAGCCGGCGCCGCGCGATACCGATCAGGAGCGGCGCATCGGCATGGCCCGTCAGTGA
- a CDS encoding glycyl-radical enzyme activating protein yields MTTEAEAPTGLIFNIQRHSTEDGPGIRTTVFLKGCPMRCPWCHNPEGTQPEPQLVWYEARCIGARECLAACPHQALTLTPEGMLVDRQRCDACGDCIEACPAAALEVIGKRRTVGEVTEVALRDRVFYGTSGGGVTLSGGEPSMWGEFAAALMRSLRSEGVHIALDTCGGVSWRRLAPLVELADLVLYDLKIMDEDRHQRHTGIPLDLVLENARRIAAAGKPMWVRTPVIPGYTDDDENIRRVARFIRDELPTAGRYDLLAFNNTCAGKYQRLGRDFPLAREALLTDQKMEHLAELARAEGLSFVRWSGMTRHDADPSPASPSDALPQ; encoded by the coding sequence ATGACAACCGAAGCGGAGGCCCCCACCGGCCTCATCTTCAACATCCAGCGCCACTCCACGGAGGACGGCCCGGGAATCCGCACGACGGTCTTCCTGAAGGGCTGCCCCATGCGCTGTCCCTGGTGCCACAACCCGGAAGGAACGCAGCCGGAGCCCCAGCTTGTCTGGTACGAGGCGCGCTGCATCGGCGCCAGGGAGTGCCTTGCCGCTTGCCCTCACCAGGCCCTCACCCTCACCCCGGAGGGTATGCTTGTCGACCGCCAGCGCTGTGACGCCTGCGGCGACTGCATCGAGGCCTGCCCTGCGGCCGCGCTGGAGGTGATCGGAAAACGAAGGACGGTCGGGGAGGTGACTGAGGTTGCCCTGCGAGACCGCGTCTTCTACGGTACTTCCGGTGGCGGGGTCACCCTTTCAGGCGGCGAGCCCTCGATGTGGGGGGAGTTCGCAGCGGCGCTCATGCGCAGCCTGCGGAGCGAGGGAGTCCACATCGCCCTCGATACCTGCGGCGGCGTGAGCTGGCGGCGGCTGGCGCCCCTGGTGGAACTCGCCGACCTCGTCCTGTACGACCTCAAGATTATGGACGAGGACAGGCACCAACGGCACACGGGGATACCCCTCGACCTGGTGCTCGAAAACGCCCGGCGTATCGCGGCGGCGGGCAAGCCCATGTGGGTGCGGACGCCGGTCATCCCCGGCTACACGGACGACGATGAGAACATACGCCGCGTCGCGCGGTTCATTCGGGACGAGCTCCCAACCGCGGGACGCTACGACCTCCTCGCCTTCAACAACACGTGCGCCGGCAAGTACCAGAGGCTCGGCCGGGACTTCCCGCTGGCCCGGGAAGCCCTCCTCACCGACCAGAAGATGGAGCACCTGGCGGAACTGGCGCGGGCGGAGGGCCTGAGCTTCGTGCGCTGGTCGGGCATGACCCGCCACGACGCGGACCCGTCCCCTGCTTCACCATCGGACGCTCTGCCGCAGTGA
- a CDS encoding PDZ domain-containing protein — MPGSIAQGPRIQQTIVHARLGVSTQTINKDLAQSLDLSVSEGVYVVQVDPGGPAAQAGLVGAEPPGATVLDIPPGGDVITGVDSQTIKTSDDLISYIDSKSPGDKVTLHVIRGGDKIDLDVTLGEWPNP, encoded by the coding sequence TTGCCAGGCTCAATAGCTCAAGGCCCACGGATTCAACAGACGATTGTCCACGCGCGGCTCGGCGTCTCCACCCAGACGATAAACAAGGACCTGGCGCAGAGTCTCGATCTGTCGGTCAGTGAGGGAGTTTACGTCGTCCAGGTAGACCCGGGTGGGCCGGCTGCGCAGGCGGGCCTGGTGGGTGCTGAACCCCCGGGAGCAACCGTGCTCGACATACCGCCGGGCGGCGACGTAATCACCGGGGTCGACAGCCAGACCATCAAGACCTCGGACGACCTGATCAGCTACATTGATTCGAAGTCACCCGGTGACAAAGTCACCCTCCACGTCATTCGAGGAGGAGACAAAATCGACCTGGACGTTACCCTCGGCGAATGGCCGAATCCTTGA
- a CDS encoding MFS transporter — translation MKSPRRKGITQARPALSLVFASLRVRNYRLFWLSQLISLTGTWMQVIGQSWLVLDLTHSAQALGIVTMLQFLPLTLLVLFAGVIADRVPKRGFLIFTQSFAMLQAVLLAVLVMTGAVRLWHIYLLAALLGLNNSFDNPTRQAFVPEMVGRELVPNAVALNSALFNSARIAGPALGGATIATIGIDGTFFLNAASFLPVIAALLLMRPGELHPAVRSGAPVDVLQEVRAGLRFAFRSQQVLLVVIVLAIVGTFGYNFTVALPLLARMVLHVGSVGFGAMTSALGVGSLAAALTIAYTHRASERQLLLGAGVLSVTFALVGVSRSFPLSLILLAVLGYASIMFTATANTRMQLSAPDYLRGRLMSLYVLLFAGTTPLGSLLLGQTAHLLGVQGAVVLFAGLSALGVAIGVAYKWFGEVSRVSPPAVG, via the coding sequence ATGAAAAGCCCCCGGCGAAAGGGAATTACTCAAGCCCGGCCTGCGTTAAGTCTCGTGTTTGCCTCGCTGCGCGTCAGGAACTATCGTCTTTTCTGGTTGAGTCAGCTGATATCTTTGACCGGCACCTGGATGCAGGTCATTGGCCAGTCCTGGCTGGTGCTCGACCTCACCCACTCAGCTCAGGCGCTGGGAATAGTGACCATGCTCCAGTTTCTTCCCCTCACCCTGCTTGTCCTTTTCGCAGGCGTGATCGCCGACCGCGTGCCCAAGCGCGGCTTTCTCATCTTCACCCAATCCTTCGCCATGCTGCAGGCGGTGCTCCTCGCCGTCCTCGTGATGACGGGCGCTGTGCGGCTGTGGCATATATACCTTCTGGCGGCGCTTCTGGGCCTCAACAACTCATTCGATAACCCGACGCGCCAGGCGTTTGTCCCGGAGATGGTGGGGAGGGAGCTTGTCCCCAATGCCGTTGCCCTCAACAGCGCCCTCTTCAACTCGGCGCGGATCGCGGGCCCTGCTCTCGGAGGGGCCACCATCGCTACCATCGGCATCGATGGCACTTTCTTCTTGAACGCCGCAAGCTTCCTCCCCGTGATTGCGGCGCTGCTGTTAATGCGGCCGGGGGAGCTCCACCCGGCTGTCCGGTCGGGCGCGCCCGTTGACGTCTTGCAGGAGGTCCGGGCAGGGCTCCGGTTTGCGTTCAGGTCGCAGCAAGTGCTGCTCGTGGTCATCGTCCTCGCCATCGTCGGCACCTTCGGATACAATTTCACTGTTGCCCTGCCGCTTCTCGCGCGAATGGTCCTCCATGTGGGGTCGGTGGGCTTCGGCGCGATGACATCGGCGCTCGGCGTCGGTTCGCTGGCGGCGGCGCTTACCATCGCCTACACTCACCGCGCCAGCGAGCGTCAACTCCTGCTGGGGGCCGGCGTCCTGAGTGTTACCTTCGCGCTTGTCGGTGTTTCGCGGTCGTTTCCGCTGAGCCTCATTCTCCTGGCGGTGCTGGGCTACGCCAGCATAATGTTCACGGCCACCGCGAACACCCGGATGCAACTTTCCGCCCCCGATTATCTGCGGGGACGCTTGATGAGTCTCTACGTTTTGCTTTTTGCGGGCACGACGCCCTTGGGCAGTCTTCTCCTGGGTCAGACGGCCCACCTGCTCGGCGTGCAGGGCGCCGTGGTGCTTTTCGCCGGCCTCTCGGCGCTGGGCGTGGCGATAGGAGTTGCCTACAAGTGGTTTGGGGAGGTCTCCAGGGTCAGCCCGCCGGCCGTCGGCTGA
- the mgtA gene encoding magnesium-translocating P-type ATPase, whose amino-acid sequence MFNDAKDAPAPPSAVDLGAREGGWQALELALAARLEAPAVLKRLGSTESGLDAAEAARRLRRAGPNAVRSHGANALSVLLRQLQSPLLVLLVAAAAISLFVGEKTDALIIFSIMGLSIGLGFFNEYRAARAVEALHSRVRHAAVVFRDGEAAEVNVTELVPGDVVRVSVGDVVPADLRLLEANDLTCDEAVLTGEATPAEKSVVPAPPSGSPLDLPSCAFMGTVVRTGAGRGVVVQTGKATAFGRIAVRLGESHEETGFQRGLRRFSFLLVQVTTVLTVSIFVINAALRRPLLESALFALAIAVGLTPQLLPAIVTISLSTGARRLARKSVIVKRLVSIEDLGNVEVLFTDKTGTLTEGEITFSAAIDNAGNPSERVLLLGLLCNSATVERGVIVGGNPLDRALWDAPQAAGVGAEDYARISEAPFDYDRRRMSVLVEDKSARRLMVTKGAPESVLGLCRNVSPAAQQLLDAQFAAGARIIAVATRDWDGPGTLSPQDERDMELSGFLTFVDRAKPDAGVSVEQLSSLGIVVKIVTGDNERVANKLCSDLKIPVAGTLTGSALNKLSDAELAAALPRTTIFARVSPEQKSRIIRAQRSLKAEVGFLGDGVNDAVALHDADVGISVDSASDVAKDAADIVLLDKDLGVLAGGVMEGRRIFSNTIKYVLMGTSSNFGNMFSAAGASLLLSFLPMLPFQILLNNLLYDISEMTIPTDNVDEEMLRRPSYWDTGFIRRFMVFFGPISSAYDFITFGVMLWVFHAGEVLFHSAWFAESLATQTLVIFIIRTRRIPFFRSRPSPPLAATTLACALVGLLLPFSPLAGVLGFTALPVGFLGILLLMVVTYLGLVEVGKSRFFHPEHTRHPLAERSERRQRRIHRVAARWSRRSGAEVR is encoded by the coding sequence GTGTTCAACGACGCGAAGGATGCACCCGCCCCGCCATCGGCCGTTGATTTGGGCGCGCGCGAAGGCGGGTGGCAGGCGCTGGAACTTGCCCTGGCCGCCCGCCTCGAAGCGCCGGCGGTTCTCAAGCGTCTGGGGAGCACGGAAAGCGGCCTGGACGCAGCCGAGGCGGCGCGCCGCCTCCGTCGGGCCGGCCCAAACGCGGTGCGCAGCCATGGCGCCAATGCCCTGAGCGTCCTGCTGCGCCAGCTCCAGAGTCCCCTGCTGGTGCTGCTCGTTGCGGCGGCGGCTATCTCGCTCTTCGTCGGCGAGAAGACCGATGCCCTCATTATCTTCAGCATCATGGGCCTGAGTATTGGGCTCGGTTTCTTTAACGAGTACAGGGCGGCGCGGGCTGTAGAAGCCCTTCATTCCCGTGTTCGGCACGCGGCGGTGGTTTTTCGGGATGGGGAGGCCGCAGAGGTAAACGTAACCGAGCTTGTCCCCGGTGATGTGGTGCGTGTCAGCGTGGGCGACGTCGTCCCCGCCGATCTGCGCCTACTGGAGGCGAACGACCTGACCTGCGATGAGGCTGTGTTGACCGGCGAGGCGACGCCTGCCGAAAAGAGCGTCGTTCCCGCGCCTCCCTCCGGCTCGCCTCTCGATTTGCCTTCGTGCGCCTTCATGGGCACCGTGGTACGCACCGGCGCCGGCCGTGGGGTCGTCGTCCAGACAGGGAAAGCGACCGCCTTCGGCCGCATCGCGGTCCGCCTCGGCGAATCGCACGAGGAAACAGGCTTCCAGCGGGGGCTCCGCCGTTTTTCATTTCTGCTGGTACAGGTCACGACCGTTCTCACCGTTTCTATCTTCGTGATAAACGCGGCCCTGCGGCGGCCGCTCCTCGAATCGGCGCTCTTTGCTCTCGCCATCGCCGTGGGGCTGACACCACAGCTCCTGCCGGCCATCGTCACGATCAGCCTGTCCACCGGCGCCCGGCGCCTGGCGCGGAAGTCGGTAATCGTAAAGCGGCTCGTGAGCATCGAAGACCTGGGTAACGTCGAGGTGCTGTTCACGGACAAGACAGGCACCCTCACGGAAGGCGAGATCACCTTTTCAGCGGCAATCGACAACGCGGGCAATCCTTCGGAGCGGGTGCTGCTCCTCGGGTTGCTGTGCAATTCGGCGACTGTCGAAAGAGGGGTTATCGTTGGCGGCAACCCCCTCGACCGAGCGCTCTGGGATGCGCCTCAGGCTGCAGGCGTGGGCGCGGAGGACTACGCGCGCATCAGCGAGGCCCCGTTCGACTACGACCGGCGACGGATGTCGGTGCTGGTCGAGGACAAGAGCGCGCGCCGCCTGATGGTGACGAAGGGCGCGCCGGAATCGGTGCTGGGGCTCTGCCGCAACGTTTCGCCCGCCGCGCAGCAGTTGCTGGACGCCCAGTTTGCGGCCGGCGCCCGCATAATCGCCGTGGCGACGCGTGATTGGGACGGGCCCGGCACGCTCAGCCCTCAGGACGAGCGCGACATGGAGCTTTCCGGCTTCCTTACGTTCGTCGATCGGGCAAAGCCGGACGCGGGCGTTTCTGTCGAGCAGCTCTCCTCGCTCGGCATCGTGGTCAAGATCGTCACCGGAGACAACGAAAGGGTGGCCAACAAGCTCTGCAGCGACCTCAAGATTCCGGTGGCGGGCACGTTGACGGGCAGCGCGCTGAACAAGCTCAGCGACGCTGAACTGGCGGCAGCGCTCCCCCGCACGACGATCTTTGCCCGCGTGAGCCCGGAGCAGAAATCGCGGATCATCCGCGCCCAGCGCAGCCTTAAGGCTGAGGTTGGCTTTCTCGGCGACGGCGTCAACGACGCGGTGGCCCTCCACGACGCGGATGTGGGCATCTCCGTTGATTCCGCCAGCGACGTAGCAAAGGACGCTGCCGACATCGTTTTGCTGGACAAAGACCTGGGCGTTCTGGCGGGCGGCGTAATGGAAGGCAGACGCATATTCTCCAATACCATCAAGTACGTGCTGATGGGGACATCATCCAATTTCGGCAACATGTTCAGCGCCGCCGGCGCATCTCTTCTGCTTTCGTTTCTGCCCATGCTGCCGTTCCAGATACTGCTGAACAACCTCCTTTACGATATAAGCGAGATGACCATTCCCACCGACAACGTTGACGAGGAGATGCTGCGACGTCCTTCTTACTGGGACACCGGCTTCATCCGCCGGTTCATGGTCTTCTTTGGGCCTATTAGCTCCGCCTACGATTTCATCACCTTTGGGGTCATGCTGTGGGTCTTTCACGCCGGCGAGGTGCTCTTTCACTCGGCCTGGTTCGCAGAGTCGCTCGCCACGCAGACGCTTGTGATTTTCATCATCCGCACCCGACGTATTCCCTTCTTTCGGAGCCGTCCCAGTCCCCCGCTGGCGGCAACGACGCTTGCCTGCGCGCTCGTCGGGCTGCTTCTGCCGTTCTCGCCTCTGGCGGGTGTGCTCGGTTTCACCGCCCTGCCGGTGGGCTTCCTGGGGATCCTGCTGCTGATGGTTGTGACCTACCTGGGCCTGGTGGAGGTGGGGAAATCGCGGTTCTTTCACCCTGAGCACACTCGACATCCGCTCGCGGAGCGCAGCGAGCGCCGACAGAGACGGATCCACCGGGTCGCGGCGCGCTGGAGCCGGAGGTCAGGCGCCGAGGTCAGGTGA
- a CDS encoding histidine phosphatase family protein → MTTTTILLIRHGETTLNAESRFRGHSEVDLNDRGRKQARALARHLPRYAPDHVYSSPLRRCLETARPLAAGLGFSVVVEPRLIDLDYGAWQERPFAEVAQQFPEDYAAWLAGDLTLRFPGGERLQSVVERLRSFLDEVVERYRGEVVAVVTHNVLCQIATCLLTDAPPESFQSVRHDPGNFSVFRWRAGAVRAEGLNLSPAAGRSGRARVT, encoded by the coding sequence ATGACCACCACGACCATACTCCTCATTCGCCACGGCGAAACGACTTTGAACGCTGAATCCCGGTTTCGAGGCCACTCCGAGGTGGACCTCAATGACCGCGGCCGGAAACAGGCCAGGGCGCTGGCGCGACATCTGCCGCGCTACGCGCCCGACCATGTATACAGCAGCCCCTTGAGAAGGTGTCTGGAGACGGCCCGCCCTCTCGCAGCCGGTCTGGGCTTCTCCGTTGTCGTGGAGCCCAGACTCATCGATCTCGATTACGGCGCCTGGCAGGAACGGCCCTTCGCGGAGGTGGCGCAGCAGTTCCCCGAGGACTATGCCGCCTGGCTGGCGGGCGACCTCACACTGCGGTTCCCCGGAGGAGAGCGCCTCCAGAGCGTGGTCGAACGGCTGCGGTCGTTCCTGGATGAGGTTGTCGAGCGCTATCGGGGTGAGGTCGTTGCCGTGGTGACCCACAACGTCCTCTGCCAGATAGCAACCTGCCTGTTAACGGATGCGCCCCCGGAGTCCTTCCAGTCCGTCCGGCACGACCCCGGCAACTTCAGCGTATTCCGCTGGCGTGCGGGCGCGGTGCGCGCAGAGGGCCTGAACCTGTCCCCCGCGGCTGGGCGCTCGGGACGCGCTCGTGTCACCTGA
- a CDS encoding saccharopine dehydrogenase NADP-binding domain-containing protein — MRFIVLGGAGDMGNEAVRTLASHQGVEEVMVADLDFQSAHLLAAELGDPVRARRLDVLDPPALVDSIRGYDAALGFVGPFLDFEGRLIRAALEAGTHYVSIADDFEAARDALALGEAAKAAGVTAVTGLGNCPGLTNLLAKKGAALLESPRRVNIAWFGGADDAGGYANYRHAVHVFCGKVPTFRGGREVLVPAGSGGQIVEFPAPCGRLPVYHTGHAEPVTLPQNMPQLQEVTLRGGIWPSWLSRMGILLVRAGLVRGERSQRFWANFFYRVLPRLPKGKCTQSGFRVDVWGEKDGKEAHVWYAAIDRMKRITSIPAALGAVMLARGEIGERGVFAPEAVINPDVMLSRLEPYGIRIESSGP; from the coding sequence ATGAGGTTCATTGTCTTGGGCGGCGCCGGCGACATGGGCAACGAGGCCGTGCGCACGCTCGCCAGCCATCAGGGAGTCGAGGAGGTGATGGTCGCCGATCTTGACTTTCAGTCCGCGCATCTGCTGGCCGCGGAGCTAGGGGACCCCGTCCGCGCCCGCCGCCTCGACGTGCTGGACCCTCCGGCGCTCGTCGACAGCATCCGCGGCTACGACGCGGCCCTCGGTTTCGTGGGGCCGTTTCTTGACTTTGAGGGGCGTCTGATAAGGGCCGCGTTGGAAGCTGGCACCCATTACGTCAGCATCGCCGATGATTTCGAGGCCGCGCGCGACGCGCTTGCCCTCGGCGAGGCGGCAAAGGCGGCGGGGGTCACTGCCGTGACCGGTCTCGGCAACTGCCCCGGTCTGACGAACCTTCTCGCCAAGAAGGGGGCGGCGTTGCTGGAGTCGCCCCGGCGCGTAAACATCGCCTGGTTCGGGGGCGCCGACGACGCGGGCGGCTACGCTAATTACCGCCACGCCGTGCACGTCTTCTGCGGCAAGGTGCCCACCTTTCGCGGAGGGCGGGAAGTCCTGGTGCCGGCGGGCAGCGGCGGGCAGATTGTGGAGTTCCCTGCCCCCTGTGGGCGCTTGCCCGTCTACCATACGGGACACGCGGAGCCCGTGACGCTCCCGCAGAACATGCCGCAGTTGCAGGAAGTCACCCTGAGAGGAGGGATCTGGCCCAGCTGGCTGTCGCGGATGGGCATTCTGCTCGTGCGGGCCGGCCTCGTGCGGGGCGAGCGCAGCCAGAGGTTCTGGGCCAACTTCTTCTACCGTGTGCTGCCCCGCTTGCCGAAAGGAAAGTGCACGCAGTCGGGCTTCCGGGTTGACGTGTGGGGAGAGAAGGACGGCAAGGAGGCGCACGTATGGTACGCGGCAATCGATCGCATGAAGCGGATCACGAGCATCCCCGCGGCGCTGGGCGCGGTCATGCTGGCGCGCGGCGAGATCGGGGAGCGCGGCGTGTTCGCCCCGGAAGCCGTGATCAACCCCGACGTCATGTTGTCCCGACTGGAGCCGTACGGCATCCGGATTGAGTCCAGCGGACCGTAG